The following DNA comes from Cellulomonas soli.
GCTGCTCGGGGTCCTGCCGCAGCCCGGGACGGCCACGGTCAGCGCACGCTCCGACCCGCCGCAGCTGCCCGTCCCGCAGGACACGGCCGGCGTGCTCGCCAACGTCGCCCGCAGCTACGCCCCGCACGCGGGCGGCACCGGCCTGCCCGGCACCTCGGAGGCGACGATCTCCGTGCAGCGGCTCGACCACCCCGACGGCACACGCTCGTGGGTCGTGGAGATCCCCGGCACGCAGGACGGCGGGGTCGCCGGCGAGGTGCCCACCGACATGTCCACGAACCTGCAGCTCATGGCCCAGGCCCCGGACGACATGACGGCCGCCGTGGTCCAGGCGATGCACGACGCGGGGATCGGCGCCGACGAGCCGGTGCTCCTCGCCGGGCACAGCCAGGGCGGGATGGTCGCGATGAACGTCGCCTCGGCCGCGGCCGGCACGTTCGCGGTGAAGGCCGTCGTCACCGCCGGCTCGCCCGACCTGCCCGGGCCCCCGCCGCCCGGCGTGCAGGTGCTGGCGATCCGGCACACCGCCGATGCCGTCCCGCAGACCGACGGCACGCCCGACCACGGCACCGCGATGCTCACGGTCGTCACCCGCGACCTGGACGTGACCGGCCAGCCGGGTGCCGTCTCGACCATCGAGGCGCACGACGTGCGGCGCTACGTCGACACCGCCGGGACGCTGCCCGATGCCGTCGGCGACGACCCGGGCTACCAGCGCTTCCTGGCTGTCGCCGAGCCGCTGCTGGGGGA
Coding sequences within:
- a CDS encoding alpha/beta hydrolase; this translates as MVDVAPGYTVLGGRGPTTAEIEDLTAAAALLRLAVARLEDAAADLHRVRGVTGVALLTGQSEARAAHVAVAAAIDGAAGPDALADDLRRLADGLTRAATVYVDAEDGVQRTVRVLASGVGWWIGEHPGPALVLALGGAVAVGGVALVGASATGLAREAATGGGPLTTVLGLAAQRGSAVFTEVGGTQALVAMFANAARALPPGTQVPTLAPVPSAAGTLLGVLPQPGTATVSARSDPPQLPVPQDTAGVLANVARSYAPHAGGTGLPGTSEATISVQRLDHPDGTRSWVVEIPGTQDGGVAGEVPTDMSTNLQLMAQAPDDMTAAVVQAMHDAGIGADEPVLLAGHSQGGMVAMNVASAAAGTFAVKAVVTAGSPDLPGPPPPGVQVLAIRHTADAVPQTDGTPDHGTAMLTVVTRDLDVTGQPGAVSTIEAHDVRRYVDTAGTLPDAVGDDPGYQRFLAVAEPLLGEEGTTAVTTQYEVSRAGGGS